A genomic stretch from Eretmochelys imbricata isolate rEreImb1 chromosome 24, rEreImb1.hap1, whole genome shotgun sequence includes:
- the KCNJ9 gene encoding G protein-activated inward rectifier potassium channel 3 isoform X2: MAKENSGFSTIPETPKKKRRQRYVEKGGKCNVQHGNVRETYRYLTDIFTTLVDLKWRFSLLVFTLAYAITWLFFGLIWWFIAYCRGDLDHLEDHTWTPCVNNLNGFVSAFLFSIETETTIGYGHRVITDKCPEGIILLLLQAILGSMVNAFMVGCMFVKISQPNKRAETLVFSSHAVVSLRDDHLCLMFRVGDLRSSHIVEASIRAKLIKSKQTQEGEFIPLNQTDINVGFETGDDRLFLVSPLIISHEINEHSPFWEVSREQLAKDEFEIVVILEGMVEATGMTCQARSSYLMDEVLWGHRFMSVLSLEDGFYEVDYNSFHQTFEVPTPSCSAKELAEATARMDAHLYWSIPSRLDEKVEEGTEKEAGDKERNGSLANSESESKV, from the exons ATGGCGAAGGAGAACTCTGGCTTCTCCACCATCCCCGAGACTCCG AAGAAGAAAAGGCGCCAGCGGTATGTGGAGAAGGGCGGCAAGTGCAACGTGCAGCACGGCAACGTGCGGGAGACCTACCGCTACCTCACGGACATCTTCACCACCCTGGTGGACCTCAAGTGGCGCTTCAGCCTGTTGGTCTTCACCCTGGCCTATGCCATCACCTGGCTCTTCTTTGGCCTCATCTGGTGGTTCATTGCCTATTGCCGTGGCGACCTGGACCACCTGGAGGACCACACCTGGACGCCCTGTGTCAACAACCTCAATGGGTTCGTCTCGGCCTTCCTCTTCTCCATTGAGACGGAGACCACCATTGGCTATGGTCACCGGGTCATTACAGACAAGTGTCCTGAAGGCATCATCCTCTTGTTGCTGCAGGCCATCCTGGGCTCCATGGTCAACGCCTTCATGGTGGGCTGCATGTTCGTCAAGATCTCCCAGCCCAACAAGCGGGCCGAGACCCTCGTCTTCTCCTCCCACGCCGTGGTCTCGCTGCGCGACGACCACCTGTGCCTCATGTTCCGGGTTGGGGACCTGCGCAGCTCCCACATTGTGGAGGCCTCCATCCGGGCCAAGCTGATCAAGTCCaagcagacccaggagggggagtTTATCCCCCTCAACCAGACAGACATCAACGTGGGCTTCGAGACGGGCGATGACCGCCTCTTCCTGGTCTCGCCCCTCATCATCAGCCACGAGATCAATGAGCACAGCCCCTTCTGGGAGGTCTCCAGGGAGCAGCTGGCGAAGGATGAGTTTGAGATTGTCGTCATTTTGGAAGGGATGGTGGAGGCCACAG GGATGACCTGCCAGGCCCGGAGCTCCTACCTGATGGACGAGGTGCTGTGGGGACATCGCTTCATGTCAGTGCTGAGCTTGGAGGATGGCTTCTACGAGGTGGACTACAACAGCTTTCACCAGACCTTTGAAGTGCCCACGCCCAGCTGCAGCGCCAAGGAACTGGCCGAGGCCACGGCCCGCATGGACGCCCACCTCTACTGGTCCATCCCCAGCCGGCTGGATGAGAAGgtggaggaagggacagagaaagaaGCAGGGGATAAGGAGAGGAACGGCAGCCTGGCCAACTCGGAGAGTGAGTCCAAGGTGTAG
- the KCNJ9 gene encoding G protein-activated inward rectifier potassium channel 3 isoform X1 — protein sequence MAKENSGFSTIPETPVSEAKPPLCSRPSKASARLRRDNEREKAEKKKRRQRYVEKGGKCNVQHGNVRETYRYLTDIFTTLVDLKWRFSLLVFTLAYAITWLFFGLIWWFIAYCRGDLDHLEDHTWTPCVNNLNGFVSAFLFSIETETTIGYGHRVITDKCPEGIILLLLQAILGSMVNAFMVGCMFVKISQPNKRAETLVFSSHAVVSLRDDHLCLMFRVGDLRSSHIVEASIRAKLIKSKQTQEGEFIPLNQTDINVGFETGDDRLFLVSPLIISHEINEHSPFWEVSREQLAKDEFEIVVILEGMVEATGMTCQARSSYLMDEVLWGHRFMSVLSLEDGFYEVDYNSFHQTFEVPTPSCSAKELAEATARMDAHLYWSIPSRLDEKVEEGTEKEAGDKERNGSLANSETVQINE from the exons ATGGCGAAGGAGAACTCTGGCTTCTCCACCATCCCCGAGACTCCGGTGAGTGAGGCAAAGCCCCCGCTCTGTTCCCGCCCGTCCAAGGCCTCAGCGCGGCTCCGCAGGGATAACGAGCGGGAGAAGGCCGAGAAGAAGAAAAGGCGCCAGCGGTATGTGGAGAAGGGCGGCAAGTGCAACGTGCAGCACGGCAACGTGCGGGAGACCTACCGCTACCTCACGGACATCTTCACCACCCTGGTGGACCTCAAGTGGCGCTTCAGCCTGTTGGTCTTCACCCTGGCCTATGCCATCACCTGGCTCTTCTTTGGCCTCATCTGGTGGTTCATTGCCTATTGCCGTGGCGACCTGGACCACCTGGAGGACCACACCTGGACGCCCTGTGTCAACAACCTCAATGGGTTCGTCTCGGCCTTCCTCTTCTCCATTGAGACGGAGACCACCATTGGCTATGGTCACCGGGTCATTACAGACAAGTGTCCTGAAGGCATCATCCTCTTGTTGCTGCAGGCCATCCTGGGCTCCATGGTCAACGCCTTCATGGTGGGCTGCATGTTCGTCAAGATCTCCCAGCCCAACAAGCGGGCCGAGACCCTCGTCTTCTCCTCCCACGCCGTGGTCTCGCTGCGCGACGACCACCTGTGCCTCATGTTCCGGGTTGGGGACCTGCGCAGCTCCCACATTGTGGAGGCCTCCATCCGGGCCAAGCTGATCAAGTCCaagcagacccaggagggggagtTTATCCCCCTCAACCAGACAGACATCAACGTGGGCTTCGAGACGGGCGATGACCGCCTCTTCCTGGTCTCGCCCCTCATCATCAGCCACGAGATCAATGAGCACAGCCCCTTCTGGGAGGTCTCCAGGGAGCAGCTGGCGAAGGATGAGTTTGAGATTGTCGTCATTTTGGAAGGGATGGTGGAGGCCACAG GGATGACCTGCCAGGCCCGGAGCTCCTACCTGATGGACGAGGTGCTGTGGGGACATCGCTTCATGTCAGTGCTGAGCTTGGAGGATGGCTTCTACGAGGTGGACTACAACAGCTTTCACCAGACCTTTGAAGTGCCCACGCCCAGCTGCAGCGCCAAGGAACTGGCCGAGGCCACGGCCCGCATGGACGCCCACCTCTACTGGTCCATCCCCAGCCGGCTGGATGAGAAGgtggaggaagggacagagaaagaaGCAGGGGATAAGGAGAGGAACGGCAGCCTGGCCAACTCGGAGA CTGTACAGATAAATGAATGA